AgtgatttcttttttactttacaGTCACCCATCACTATTCTAGTTATATTATATCAACATATTTATCTATAGTTTTCTGTAATGTCAAGAATTACatgttttgtaataaaattatgacTACAATAGTAATTTAAAACCTCAAAGATAGCATTATGGTAAAATGTAAATCATGTTCGCGGGTGCAGTTTCTTCGTGTTTCATGATATTGGAAGAAATTGCAGATAAATATAACTACTGTTGCTAATATTGCAGTCTGACTGCGGTTGCAATCACTCCAAAAACTAGACATTGGGGTGGAAATTGCAGCTGGGAAgcttttttcaaaatcttgcaCATGGTCTACAATTTATTGTTTGTGCAAACTAAGGGAAAGTGCAAGACACAGAAACAGCAAAAATAGAAACACTGCACATTAAATGCGTGGTTGCTTtagtagagagaaagagaagtatGGTATGGGCACCTGTCCTTGATGGCCAGAGGTGGGTATGGGGCGTATGGTGGCAGAATCAACTTCACCGGTAGGCAGAGGAACCGCAGGATTGCTGTTAATGAAGGGCATGCCACCTTTATCTGGCACTAACGGAACTGTCACCGGTGAACCTGCTTGTGCTTGTGGTGCTGGACCAGGTGAAGAAGCAGCTTGGTGTGGACGAAAAGGCCACGGAAATGAAGGGGAAGATGGTACCTCTCCACCAGAAGAAGGAGCTGGTGTTGCCACTGGAGAAGGTTCTGGAACCATTGCTGAAGAAGCAACTTGTATGGCTAGCTTTTCAGAATCTTTGCATGCCTTGAGTGACCCATTGTGGAAGGTAAAATAGAAGAAACCGGGTCGTGATGGATGCCACTGAAAAACATTATCTTGGTTAAGGAAATTGGAAAAGTTAACGCTGCTGAAAGTAAAGAATGAGGCTTTAAGGGTCTTACCGTGTAGGGGTTGGTGAGAAGAGTGGCTTGGGTGATATTGCAGAGATTGTAGGCTTTCTCGTTCTTGAAAATGTAGAggttgaaatgttgtttgtgcTTGAAAACTGAGAAAGAGAAGAGGCAGAGTAATGTTAGATGTTAGTACTGGAGATTGTTATACATTGTTTATGTAGATTCCAAATCTGGGTGTTGACACTTACTGATGGAATCACCGATGGAAACTGTGGGGTTCTTCCACTCTGAAGATCCGTCTACGAGAATTGTGGCTGAATGTGAAAGCTTGAAGAGGGAAGGTaggagaaggagaaagagaatGGGGAAGTGCATTGTGATGAATGTGGTTTGATTTCGAAGGGAGACTGAAATAGGGTGTAGTATTTATTTCTGGCTCGGCTCTTGGCTCTCTGGGTAATTATGGaatggcaaaagaaaaaggattttgaaaactGTGTTTGAtgtggaagagagagagagagtgtggGGAAGGAGACTGTTAAATTGTCAGGTGTGTTTGGCTTTTTGATAAGGAAGAGTTTGAATGGGTGCCAGACATGGGTGTTGGGAAGGGGGTgctgatattattattttacagaGCAAAAGGTTGTGAGATTTTGTTTCTGAAAAATCTAATCTCAAAATTGTGGCAAAAGAGGTTGAAAAAATGGAC
This genomic interval from Vigna radiata var. radiata cultivar VC1973A chromosome 8, Vradiata_ver6, whole genome shotgun sequence contains the following:
- the LOC106772332 gene encoding uclacyanin-3, with amino-acid sequence MHFPILFLLLLPSLFKLSHSATILVDGSSEWKNPTVSIGDSIIFKHKQHFNLYIFKNEKAYNLCNITQATLLTNPYTWHPSRPGFFYFTFHNGSLKACKDSEKLAIQVASSAMVPEPSPVATPAPSSGGEVPSSPSFPWPFRPHQAASSPGPAPQAQAGSPVTVPLVPDKGGMPFINSNPAVPLPTGEVDSATIRPIPTSGHQGQVMIGSFGVGIAMHILVLLLL